Proteins from a single region of Gossypium arboreum isolate Shixiya-1 chromosome 1, ASM2569848v2, whole genome shotgun sequence:
- the LOC108483236 gene encoding uncharacterized protein LOC108483236 isoform X2 has product MGKSEVKGTVTSLSSMFPAEEVQKAAKMVEEKLSENQNEMNQLKEFIADNTSLINLVQKLPDELHHDIMVPFGKAAFFPGRLIHTNEFLVLLGESYYTERTAKQTVEILKRRGKSLESKVDALKAVMQDLKAEASFFDSTASEAAEGLVEIREYEEDNSTERASQSGSLELETPSVAEADNKMGASEDDEYARIMSRLEELEKEELAAEDNEENLEDEDEDANAVESDGNEDELTKAAEVDGDEDELTKAAFHIKKDECYSYLDHGQRYSESRKQLQQFNGKEPIEEMSNKYMHQDLTNQFASTGLTEEPVTKGEISHGRIIQQDTKTFSPSINASAPFEKKSVQTSKSEFDSSKAFTGSIVEHTQNLDKSSVGTNTTSLQSSGSQPSKPVSRFKMQRK; this is encoded by the exons atgggGAAATCGGAAGTGAAAGGTACGGTGACGTCGCTATCTTCAATGTTCCCGGCGGAGGAGGTTCAGAAGGCGGCGAAGATGGTGGAGGAGAAGTTATCGGAGAATCAGAACGAAATGAATCAATTAAAAGAATTCATCGCCGATAACACTTCCCTCATCAACCTCGTTCAAAAACTCCCTGACGAACTCCACCACGATATCATG gttCCGTTTGGGAAAGCGGCGTTTTTTCCTGGTCGTTTGATTCATACGAATGAGTTTTTG GTTTTACTGGGAGAAAGTTATTATACTGAAAGAACAGCTAAACAAACTGTTGAAATCCTAAAGAGGAGAGGGAAATCATTGGAGTCTAAAGTGGACGCATTGAAGGCCGTAATGCAGGATCTTAAAGCCGAGGCTTCTTTTTTTGATTCCACTGCTTCTGAAGCTGCT GAGGGTCTTGTGGAGATTAGAGAGTATGAGGAGGATAATTCTACCGAACGGGCATCTCAATCAG GTTCACTGGAACTTGAAACTCCTAGTGTGGCTGAAGCAGACAATAAAATGGGTGCATCTGAGGATGATGAATATGCTCGTATAATGTCAAGGttggaagaacttgagaaagaagAACTTGCAGCTGAAGATAATGAGGAGAATCttgaagatgaagatgaagatgcTAATGCAGTTGAAAGTGACGGCAATGAAGATGAATTGACTAAAGCTGCTGAAGTTGATGGTGATGAAGATGAGTTGACTAAAGCTGCTTTTCATATAAAAAAGGATGAATGTTACAGTTATCTTGATCATGGTCAAAGATATTCAGAG TCAAGGAAACAATTACAGCAGTTCAACGGCAAAGAACCAATTGAAGAGATGTCCAATAAATATATGCATCAAGATTTAACTAATCAGTTCGCT TCTACTGGATTGACAGAGGAACCTGTTACCAAAG GTGAAATTTCACATGGTCGAATCATACAACAAGACACAAAGACTTTTAGTCCTTCCATAAATGCCTCTGCTCCTTTCGAGAAG AAATCTGTCCAGACCTCAAAATCAGAATTTGATAGTTCCAAG GCTTTTACAGGTTCTATAGTTGAGCATACTCAGAATTTGGATAAAAGTTCAGTGGGAACAAATACGACTTCATTACAG TCATCTGGTTCGCAACCTTCGAAGCCTGTGTCTAGATTCAAAATGCAAAGGAAGTAG
- the LOC108483236 gene encoding uncharacterized protein LOC108483236 isoform X1 yields the protein MGKSEVKGTVTSLSSMFPAEEVQKAAKMVEEKLSENQNEMNQLKEFIADNTSLINLVQKLPDELHHDIMVPFGKAAFFPGRLIHTNEFLVLLGESYYTERTAKQTVEILKRRGKSLESKVDALKAVMQDLKAEASFFDSTASEAAEGLVEIREYEEDNSTERASQSGSLELETPSVAEADNKMGASEDDEYARIMSRLEELEKEELAAEDNEENLEDEDEDANAVESDGNEDELTKAAEVDGDEDELTKAAFHIKKDECYSYLDHGQRYSESQSRKQLQQFNGKEPIEEMSNKYMHQDLTNQFASTGLTEEPVTKGEISHGRIIQQDTKTFSPSINASAPFEKKSVQTSKSEFDSSKAFTGSIVEHTQNLDKSSVGTNTTSLQSSGSQPSKPVSRFKMQRK from the exons atgggGAAATCGGAAGTGAAAGGTACGGTGACGTCGCTATCTTCAATGTTCCCGGCGGAGGAGGTTCAGAAGGCGGCGAAGATGGTGGAGGAGAAGTTATCGGAGAATCAGAACGAAATGAATCAATTAAAAGAATTCATCGCCGATAACACTTCCCTCATCAACCTCGTTCAAAAACTCCCTGACGAACTCCACCACGATATCATG gttCCGTTTGGGAAAGCGGCGTTTTTTCCTGGTCGTTTGATTCATACGAATGAGTTTTTG GTTTTACTGGGAGAAAGTTATTATACTGAAAGAACAGCTAAACAAACTGTTGAAATCCTAAAGAGGAGAGGGAAATCATTGGAGTCTAAAGTGGACGCATTGAAGGCCGTAATGCAGGATCTTAAAGCCGAGGCTTCTTTTTTTGATTCCACTGCTTCTGAAGCTGCT GAGGGTCTTGTGGAGATTAGAGAGTATGAGGAGGATAATTCTACCGAACGGGCATCTCAATCAG GTTCACTGGAACTTGAAACTCCTAGTGTGGCTGAAGCAGACAATAAAATGGGTGCATCTGAGGATGATGAATATGCTCGTATAATGTCAAGGttggaagaacttgagaaagaagAACTTGCAGCTGAAGATAATGAGGAGAATCttgaagatgaagatgaagatgcTAATGCAGTTGAAAGTGACGGCAATGAAGATGAATTGACTAAAGCTGCTGAAGTTGATGGTGATGAAGATGAGTTGACTAAAGCTGCTTTTCATATAAAAAAGGATGAATGTTACAGTTATCTTGATCATGGTCAAAGATATTCAGAG TCTCAGTCAAGGAAACAATTACAGCAGTTCAACGGCAAAGAACCAATTGAAGAGATGTCCAATAAATATATGCATCAAGATTTAACTAATCAGTTCGCT TCTACTGGATTGACAGAGGAACCTGTTACCAAAG GTGAAATTTCACATGGTCGAATCATACAACAAGACACAAAGACTTTTAGTCCTTCCATAAATGCCTCTGCTCCTTTCGAGAAG AAATCTGTCCAGACCTCAAAATCAGAATTTGATAGTTCCAAG GCTTTTACAGGTTCTATAGTTGAGCATACTCAGAATTTGGATAAAAGTTCAGTGGGAACAAATACGACTTCATTACAG TCATCTGGTTCGCAACCTTCGAAGCCTGTGTCTAGATTCAAAATGCAAAGGAAGTAG
- the LOC108483235 gene encoding probable disease resistance protein At1g61310 isoform X2 — protein MGNIFSISLSLDTIITRCWDSAVGKAAFLSKLEENLHALKNEVDELKAIRMYLMSRVRVAEDEQQLRRLPQVDLWLQRANRVIADADQLIVQSPQHVEKLCMGGCCSRHPRSTHKFGKQIATILQEVKDMKEKGDFSDVACKPPIPSANKRPSEPTVGLESYVDQVWSYIQNELVGISGIYGLGGVGKTTLLNQINNKFHDTTHDYLVIWAVASQDRPIEKVQDEIAKRIGLSNERWKSKSLDEKAGDICSRLYRRFALLLDDIWEWFDLTRAGIPIPTLDNDCKVIFTTRRLDVCCQMQPNMDNNIRVACLPSGEAFKLFEEKVGSETLQMHPDIHNLAEAVVEECAGLPLALITIGRAMASKKTSWEWEYAIEVLRQSAASVFPGVGKEMYPKLKFSYDCLPDERFRSCFLYCSLC, from the exons ATGGGTAATATCTTCTCAATCTCACTTTCACTCGATACCATCATTACCCGTTGTTGGGATTCTGCTGTTGGAAAGGCTGCTTTTCTATCCAAACTTGAAGAAAACCTCCACGCTTTAAAAAATGAAGTGGACGAATTGAAGGCGATAAGGATGTATCTTATGAGCAGGGTCAGGGTCGCTGAAGATGAGCAGCAACTTAGGCGGCTACCCCAAGTTGATCTTTGGCTTCAGAGGGCTAATCGTGTGATAGCCGATGCCGATCAACTGATTGTCCAAAGTCCTCAGCATGTTGAAAAGCTATGTATGGGAGGTTGTTGTTCCAGGCATCCCAGGTCCACCCACAAGTTCGGGAAGCAAATCGCCACAATACTCCAAGAGGTGAAAGACATGAAGGAGAAAGGAGATTTCAGTGATGTGGCCTGCAAGCCACCAATTCCTTCCGCAAATAAACGACCTTCTGAGCCAACTGTGGGTTTAGAGTCCTATGTCGATCAGGTTTGGAGCTATATTCAAAACGAACTAGTGGGAATCAGTGGCATATATGGCTTAGGAGGGGTTGGCAAGACAACCCTCCTAAACCAAATCAATAACAAATTCCATGATACTACCCATGATTACCTTGTCATTTGGGCAGTTGCATCGCAAGATCGGCCAATTGAGAAAGTCCAGGATGAGATTGCCAAAAGAATAGGCCTTTCCAATGAACGTTGGAAATCTAAGAGCCTTGATGAGAAAGCTGGAGACATATGCAGCAGATTATATAGGAGGTTTGCATTGTTGTTGGATGATATATGGGAATGGTTTGATCTCACAAGAGCTGGGATACCTATTCCAACACTGGACAATGACTGTAAAGTCATTTTCACAACTCGTCGTCTTGACGTGTGCTGTCAAATGCAACCGAACATGGATAATAATATCAGAGTGGCATGTTTACCATCAGGAGAAGCTTTCAAACTGTTCGAGGAGAAGGTTGGGTCAGAAACCCTTCAAAtgcatccggatattcacaactTAGCTGAAGCGGTGGTTGAAGAGTGTGCAGGACTACCTCTCGCTCTCATTACAATTGGGCGAGCCATGGCATCCAAGAAGACCTCTTGGGAATGGGAATATGCTATTGAAGTTTTAAGGCAATCAGCAGCCTCTGTGTTCCCAGGGGTAGGGAAAGAGATGTATCCCAAGTTAAAATTCAGTTATGACTGTTTACCTGATGAAAG GTTCAGATCTTGTTTCTTGTATTGTTctttatgttag
- the LOC108483234 gene encoding probable disease resistance protein At5g63020, with protein sequence MGNIFSISLSLDPINTRCSDCATGQASYICNLEDNLHALQAEVAGLKELRSDLMSRVRIAEDEQQLKRLNQVEGWLSRAETLINDADQLIVQSPQHVESLCMGGCCFTHPRSSIKFGKQIAKKLQEVKDQKENGDFSDVASKPPLPSATERPSEPTVGLESNFNKVWSCLQKEQVGISGIYGLGGVGKTTLLNQINNKFHDTTHDYHVIWAVASQDRPIERVQDQIAERIGLSNEGWKSKSLDEKAEDIFKVLCKKKFALLLDDIWEWFDLTRAGLPLPTQENGSKVIFTTRRLDVCCQMQPNMDNNIRVECLPPGEAFKMFEKKVGSETLRMHPDICKLAEAVVEECAGLPLALITIGRAMASKKTLREWEYAIEVLRQSAASVLPGVGKEMYPKLKFSYDCLPDERFRSCFLYCSLYPEDHLIEKDELVYCWIGEGLLDEHTTLSSARNQGHFIIGSLIDACLLEKNDNYRVKMHDVIRDMALWIAGESEKEKFFVKSGVQLKEQPKAKKWEEVTRMSLMGNQIENLTEILECPKLQTLFLGWNDLKVIMDDFFNFMPMLWVLDLSHNMKLEELPVGIAKLVSLEHLNLSFTGIRKLPVELKTLAKLKYLNLDWTRNLEMIPQQLISSFSKLQVLKMERCGYGCLLVLEEMEHLKYLNVLTLTFKSASELEKASRFNKFFSRAIEVVCLEDSRDSRSLNIMALAKLQHLCILRLSSCRDLEEMKIERNIIEGAGCFHSLRTVSLVECNHLRDVSWVTFAPHLKVLVIMDCEGLEEIISEEKLGEVAELKGNSNLFSKLEILYLWGLPKLKTIYQHALPFPQLKEIYIRRCPMLKKLPLNSNSAKGQRLVIEGYEAWWKDVEWEDESTKNAFLPSFRPP encoded by the coding sequence ATGGGTAATATCTTCTCAATCTCACTTTCACTCGATCCCATCAATACCCGTTGCTCGGATTGTGCGACTGGACAGGCAAGTTATATATGCAACCTCGAAGATAACCTCCATGCTTTACAAGCTGAAGTAGCAGGACTGAAGGAGCTCAGGAGTGATCTGATGAGCAGGGTCAGAATTGCTGAAGATGAGCAGCAGCTTAAGCGGCTAAACCAAGTTGAGGGTTGGCTTTCGAGGGCTGAAACTCTGATAAACGATGCTGATCAACTGATTGTCCAAAGTCCTCAGCATGTTGAAAGTCTATGTATGGGAGGTTGTTGCTTCACTCATCCTAGGTCCAGCATCAAGTTCGGGAAGCAAATTGCCAAAAAACTCCAAGAGGTGAAAGACCAGAAGGAGAATGGAGATTTCAGTGATGTGGCCAGCAAGCCACCACTTCCTTCAGCAACTGAAAGACCTAGTGAGCCAACTGTAGGTTTAGAGTCCAATTTCAACAAGGTTTGGAGCTGTCTTCAAAAGGAACAAGTGGGAATTAGTGGCATATATGGCTTAGGAGGGGTTGGCAAGACAACCCTCCTAAACCAAATCAATAACAAATTCCATGATACTACCCATGATTACCATGTCATTTGGGCAGTTGCATCACAAGATCGGCCAATTGAGAGAGTCCAGGATCAAATTGCCGAAAGAATAGGCCTTTCTAATGAAGGTTGGAAATCTAAGAGCCTTGATGAGAAAGCTGAAGACATCTTCAAGGTATTATGTAAAAAGAAGTTTGCATTGTTGTTGGATGATATATGGGAATGGTTTGATCTCACAAGAGCTGGGCTACCTCTTCCAACACAAGAAAATGGCTCTAAAGTCATTTTCACAACTCGTCGTCTTGACGTGTGCTGTCAAATGCAACCGAACATGGATAATAATATCAGAGTGGAATGTTTACCACCTGGAGAAGCTTTCAAAATGTTCGAGAAGAAGGTTGGATCAGAAACCCTTCGAATGCATCCAGATATTTGCAAGTTAGCTGAAGCGGTTGTTGAAGAGTGTGCAGGGCTTCCTCTCGCTCTCATTACAATTGGGCGAGCCATGGCATCCAAGAAGACCCTTCGAGAATGGGAATATGCCATAGAAGTTTTAAGGCAATCAGCAGCTTCTGTGTTGCCAGGGGTAGGGAAAGAGATGTATCCCAAGTTAAAATTCAGTTATGACTGTTTACCTGATGAAAGGTTCAGATCTTGTTTCTTGTATTGTTCTTTATATCCAGAAGATCATCTCATTGAAAAAGACGAACTAGTATATTGTTGGATCGGGGAAGGACTTTTGGACGAGCATACCACTTTGAGCAGTGCCAGAAACCAGGGACATTTCATTATAGGTTCTCTTATTGACGCATGCTTATTGGAGAAAAATGATAATTACCGTGTAAAGATGCACGATGTGATTCGTGACATGGCTTTGTGGATTGCTGGTGAATCTGAGAAGGAGAAGTTTTTTGTAAAATCAGGTGTTCAGTTAAAGGAACAACCGAAAGCTAAAAAGTGGGAAGAGGTAACAAGAATGTCGCTGATGGGTAATCAAATTGAAAATCTAACTGAGATACTGGAATGTCCCAAACTCCAAACTTTGTTTCTTGGCTGGAATGATTTGAAGGTAATCATGGATGATTTCTTTAATTTCATGCCGATGCTATGGGTTCTGGATTTGTCCCATAATATGAAGTTGGAAGAATTGCCAGTAGGAATTGCAAAGTTGGTTTCACTAGAACATCTCAATCTGTCATTTACAGGAATAAGAAAGTTGCCAGTCGAATTGAAGACCCTAGCAAAGTTGAAATATTTGAATCTGGACTGGACACGGAATCTAGAAATGATCCCACAACAATTGATATCCAGTTTCTCCAAGTTGCAAGTGCTGAAAATGGAGAGGTGTGGCTATGGATGTTTATTGGTTTTGGAGGAAATGGAGCatttaaaatatttgaatgtgTTGACTCTTACTTTTAAAAGCGCTTCGGAGTTGGAAAAAGCTTCGAGGTTCAACAAGTTCTTTAGCCGTGCCATTGAAGTTGTATGCCTTGAAGATTCCAGAGATTCAAGATCATTGAATATTATGGCTTTAGCAAAACTGCAGCATCTATGTATTTTAAGACTCAGTAGCTGTAGGGATCTAGAGGAAATGAAGATCGAACGTAACATAATTGAAGGTGCAGGATGCTTCCATAGCCTTCGAACTGTAAGCCTAGTCGAATGCAATCATTTGAGGGATGTGAGTTGGGTAACTTTTGCTCCACATTTGAAAGTACTAGTTATAATGGATTGCGAAGGTTTAGAAGAAATCATCAGTGAAGAAAAACTTGGTGAAGTCGCTGAGCTAAAAGGAAATTCAAACTTGTTTTCTAAGCTAGAGATTTTGTATCTATGGGGTTTGCCCAAACTAAAGACTATATACCAGCATGCTTTGCCTTTCCCACAGCTGAAGGAAATATACATTAGACGATGCCCAATGTTAAAGAAGCTCCCACTAAACTCCAATAGTGCAAAAGGACAGAGGCTGGTCATTGAAGGATATGAAGCATGGTGGAAAGATGTAGAATGGGAGGATGAATCCACTAAAAATGCTTTTCTCCCCTCTTTCAGACCTCCTTAA
- the LOC108481298 gene encoding probable disease resistance protein At1g12290, translating into MALWIAGESEKEKFFVKSGVQLKEQPKAKKWEEVTRMSLMGNQIENLTEILECPKLQTLFLGRNDLKVIMDDFFNSMPMLRVLDLSYNVNLEELPVGIAKLVSLEHLNLSETRIKKLPVELKALAKLKYLNLEKTSRLSMIPQQLISSFSKLQVLKMVGCGYRCSLVLEEMEHLKYLNVLTLSFKSTSELEKASRFNKFFSCAIERVCLEYFRDSRSLNIMALAKLQHLCTLRLSRCWDLEEVKIERNITEGAGCFHSLRTVILDECNHLRDVSWVTFAPHLEELYILDCEGLEEIISEEKLGEVAELKGNSNLLSKLEILHLWGLPKLKTIYQHALPFPQLKKIYIIRCLMLKKLSLNSNSAKGQRLVIFGEEGWWKDVEWEDESTKIAFLPSFRPF; encoded by the coding sequence ATGGCTTTGTGGATTGCTGGTGAATCTGAGAAGGAGAAGTTTTTTGTAAAATCAGGTGTTCAGTTAAAGGAACAACCGAAAGCTAAAAAGTGGGAAGAGGTAACAAGAATGTCGCTGATGGGTAATCAAATTGAAAATCTAACTGAGATACTGGAATGTCCCAAACTCCAAACTTTGTTTCTTGGCAGGAATGATTTGAAGGTAATCATGGATGATTTCTTTAATTCTATGCCGATGCTAAGGGTTCTAGACTTGTCCTACAATGTGAATTTGGAAGAATTACCGGTAGGAATTGCAAAGTTGGTTTCACTAGAACATCTCAATTTGTCAGAGACAAGAATAAAAAAGTTGCCAGTCGAATTGAAGGCTCTAGCAAAgctgaaatatttgaatttggagAAAACAAGCAGGCTGAGTATGATCCCTCAACAACTGATATCCAGTTTCTCCAAGTTGCAAGTACTGAAAATGGTGGGTTGTGGTTATAGATGTTCGTTGGTTTTGGAGGAAATGGAGCatttaaaatatttgaatgtgTTGACTCTTTCTTTTAAAAGCACTTCGGAGTTGGAAAAAGCTTCGAGGTTCAACAAGTTCTTTAGCTGTGCCATTGAACGTGTATGCCTTGAATATTTCAGAGATTCAAGATCATTGAATATTATGGCTTTAGCAAAACTGCAGCATCTATGTACTTTAAGACTCTCGAGGTGTTGGGATCTAGAGGAAGTGAAGATCGAACGTAACATAACTGAAGGTGCAGGATGCTTCCATAGCCTTCGAACTGTAATCCTAGACGAATGCAATCATTTGAGGGATGTGAGTTGGGTAACTTTTGCTCCACATTTGGAAGAACTATATATATTGGATTGCGAAGGTTTAGAAGAAATCATCAGTGAAGAAAAACTTGGTGAAGTCGCTGAGCTAAAAGGAAATTCAAACTTGTTGTCTAAGCTAGAGATTTTGCATCTATGGGGTTTGCCCAAACTAAAGACTATATACCAGCATGCTTTGCCTTTCCCACAGCTGAAGAAAATATACATTATACGATGCCTAATGTTAAAGAAGCTCTCACTAAACTCCAATAGTGCAAAAGGACAGAGGCTGGTCATTTTTGGAGAGGAGGGATGGTGGAAAGATGTAGAATGGGAGGATGAATCTACTAAAATTGCTTTTCTCCCCTCTTTCAGACCTTTTTAA